From the Peptostreptococcaceae bacterium genome, the window CGGCAAGGCGAAGAGCGGCTACCGAATATCCCAAGAAAAGAGTGCTCGAATTCTCGTCGTCGACAAAATGCATCGAAGGGTCGCCTTCCGACTGGCGACGTCCCTCTTTCACGGCAAGGCTGTAGTCTGAGTCGTATTCTACAACGGCAACGCCCTTGTTGCGCAATAGGTCTTTCTTCCAAGCCTTGGCATCGGATGACATGTGCACGAACACGCGGAAGCCTAATTTTGCGCTCATTATTCCTATGCTTAGTCCCAGGTTTCCAGTTGAGCCGACGGCTATCGAGTATTTCGAAAAGAAGGCTTTGAACCTTTCTTCGGCCAGTACCGCATAATTATCGCTCTTTGTAAGCAGGCCGTTTTCTATTGCCAGATCCTCAGCGTGCTTAAGAACCTCATATATTCCTCCGCGGGCCTTTATGGAGCCGGAAATTGGAAGATGGCTGTCGCACTTGACCATTAATAATCCATTTAACTGGGTATCGCAAAAGTCTTCCAAGGCACTTTTCATTAAAGGAATCTCACGTAAGGGGGATTCTATTATTCCGCTAGAAGGCACGGTTTCCGGAAAAGCCTTCATCAAATAGGGAGCGAACCTTTTGAGTCTTTCAGATGCATCCTTTATGTCATCCATGGAAAGATTTATATTTCCGAAGGCTTTTTCGTAGGATCCATAAAGAGGATTGATCCAAAAGACTTCTTTAGTATTGATAATATTTTTCAATAGGGGATGTTTTACGGTCCATTCATCCATTGTTTTACCCAATACTTTTTTCATAAACAGCTCTCCTTTCAAAAAATGTTTGCCGGTTTGATTTTACAGAATAGAATTTATTTGCTTTCCGTCAAGATAACCGGCTATGTTGTCAAAGGCTATGAAGGCTCTTCTTTCAAGCGCTTCGCGAGTTGCAAAGGCGACATGCGGAAGAACCGTGACACCGGGAGCTCCGAAAAGAGGATGCTTCGCAGGTATTGGAGGTTCCATCTCGAAAACATCTATTCCTGCGCCCGAAAGACGTCCATCATTCAATGCGGCAGCAAGAGCTTCGTTGTCTACAATCGGTCCCCTTGCTGTATTGACAAGCACTGCAGAGGGCTTCATTGAGTCTATCAAATCCTTGTTGACAAGCTTGACCGTGTGTTCATTTAGCGGAACATGAACGGTTACTATGTCGCTTTCACTAAAGACATCCTGGAGACTCTTGTATTCTATTCCAAGGTCTTCGGCTTCCCTTGTTTTGCTGCGGCTGTACGCGATTATATTCATTCCAAAGGCCTTTGCAAGCGATGCGGTGCGCATTCCGATGGCTCCTGTTCCTACTATTCCGAGGGTTTTGCCGAAGAGTTCCCTTCCCACATGTCCGGCGCGGGTGCCGCCCGTACGGATTAGCGTATCGCAGGCAGGTATGTGTCTGTATACCGATATCATAAGGCCTATTGCAAGCTCGGCTACTGCCGGGGTAGAATAGCCGGCGCAATTGCTTACATGTATGCCCCTTTCCCTGCATGCTTCAAGATCGACATGGTCAACTCCGGTGAATGCAACCGAAACGAATTTCAGATTGGGAAGGGCTTCAATTACTGAGCGGTTCAATGGATTATTGGCTATTATTAGAACATCTGCATCCATGCACCTCGATATGTATTCGGCATCATTTTTTGGAGGGGTTTCGAAAACGGACAGATCAAGGTCTTCGGAAAGTTTTTCTCCGGCAAGAGCCCTGAGGCCATCAATGGAAACACCCAGTGGTTCTGAAATTACAACATTCATATCTGTTACCTCCAATTTAATAGTATCTCTATTGATTATATCAAAAAACTCGGTATTATTTGCAGTTTTGAACTTGATTTGGGGAACTTCAGCCGAACATAATTATGGTATTATAAGAATAAAAGAAAAGGTAACGGTGGATATGGAAAACAATGAACGAATCATTCCTGAAATTTGCGGAACCATAAGCGGACGGACGGCTGAGGCCTTTAGAAAGCAATTCATGGAAGCGGAAAAATATAAAATTGGAATAATCGAGTGGCGGCTGGACGCAATGGTGGAGACATACGAATCCTTCCAAAGAGAGAATGAAAGCATAAGAGCCTGCATAGAAATATTGAGAAAAACCCAAAAGCAGGTGATACTGACGCTTAGGAGCTTCAAGGAAGGCGGTTTTTTCAAAGGAAATTCCAAGGAATACTTTGAAATTTTAATGGCGATGGATACACTTTTCGGTTTTGGTATGATTGACATAGAATACGCAAGATGGATTGACAATGCTGCCGGATATTTGGAAAAATTGCCGGGAAGCGGCAGTAAAAGAATCGTTTCACATCACGACTTTGAAAGGGTTCCCGAAAGCTCGGAAATATTAGCCTTGTTTGGTAAAATGGAAAGGCTTGACGCTGCCTTCGTTAAGGGAGCCTTCATGCCTAAAGATTTTTCAGATACCCTTAGGCTTATGGAGGTTGCGCTTGACTTCAACAGGGAGCATCCGGAAAGAAAGCTTATATACATGGCCATGGGAGAGGCAGGGATGACTAGCAGGATTCTAACCGGAGAGGCCGCTTCGGCAATAACCTATGGGAGCGTTGACACGAAAAATTTGGCTGCTCCGGGACAACTGGATCTGGGCACATTGACAGAGATTCTAAACCTTCAAAGAAGAGGAATTCAAGTGGAAGCGTCAATGCTGCCAAAATTCAAATTATGATATAATGAATTCATGATAATCATGGTTTTAAATGAGGAGAGAGTTACTTTGCGGGAGGGTTGCAAATGGATAAAGAAAAATATGAAGGATGGCGGAAGGACGCATTTCTATTAGGTATACTTGCCTGCCTATTTATCAGCAGTTTCTTCAATTATCTTCTTTTCCACAGTCTCGTAGGCATATACAGCATCTCCATCGCTTTCGCTGTATTCATGATTGCTTGGAACGCAAGAGAATACAACAAGGGCAGCTATATAATATTCCTCGGAATAGCATATCTGTTCATAGGGTTCATCGATTTGATGCACATGCTTTCATTTAAAGAAATGAACATATTTGTCGGCCATGAGTTTTATGCAGGGCAATTTCGGATTGCCGCCAGATGGATGGAAAGTTTGACTTATTTTGTTGCATTCAGCTTTAACGATAAAATAAAGCTTAGGATAAGTTACGAGACAATATTTGCGATATACTTTCTAGCTACAGTTTCAATCGTTTCAAGCGTTCTATACTTCAAGACATTTCCGAAATGTTGCATAGAAGGAATAGCCAATACACCGTTTAAAACTTGGTCAGAGGTCATTATAGTTTTGTTGCTCATGCTGGCATGGCTTTTGCTAGATCGTAGCAGGAGCAGGGTTGGGGAAAAGGCGTATCCGTTCCTTGTATGGGCGATTGTTTTCACGATTTTATCGGAAATGTTCATCTTTATATTTTCGGATTCTCAAGAATTATTCAATCTCATAGGGCAATTTTTGAAACTGGCATCGTATTACATGATCTACAAGGTGGCCATAGACTTGGGAATAAAGAAACCATATGACTCATATCTTAGGGAACATCAGCAAAATGAAACCTTGCTTAAGGATGCCGCTTTGGTAGATATTGAAACGGGCCTTTTAAATAGCAGGGCGTATGAGCGGTTAAAAGGAAAGATGTGGGTATTGCTCAGAAAGACCAGAACCAATGTCAGAATGGGACTTATTTCAATCAATGACTTTGATAAACTCAAAATGGAGTACGGAAAGAGTATGTCGCGGAAGGTTTTGAACGAATTGATTGAAGTAACAGGGAGTGTAATTTCGGATGACTATTTCTTTTTCAGGATAGAGGAAAATACATTTTTACTTCTTTCCGGTGAAGAAGAAGAAAAAATGTTGCATTATTCAGAAACAATAAGAAAGCAAATGAGTATTAATATTATGAGAAAGTATGGCATTGAAGCGAATATAAATTGCGGAATAAGCGAGAAGGATTCGATGATTTCATATAGCATGGACAGTCTCTACGACTCCGCAAATGAGAGCCTTTTAAGAAAAAAAATGAGATATATGATTCGGAATATGGAATAGGATTATTGAGAAAAGAAGGGGTGGTTTGTCAGTGGAAGAAACTAAGGGAATAGATTCAATACTGGGATACTTTAGGGAGATATGCAAAATACCTAGATGCTCCGGAAATGAAAAAGCGGTGAGCGATTTTCTGCTTAATTTTGCGGTGAGCCACGGAGTAGAAGCTATTCGGGACGATAGCCTCAACATAATAATGAAAAAACCTGCAACAATCGGGTACGAAAGTTCGCCGGCGGTAATGCTGCAGGGGCACATGGATATGGTATGCGTAAAGACAGCGGAATCCGAACACGATTTCGAAAGCAACCCCTTGGACATTGAGGAAATGGACGGTTTTTTGTCGGCTAGAGAAACATCCCTGGGAGCGGACAACGGAGTTGCAGTGGCGTATATAATGGCTATTGTTGCGGATAAAAAATTAAAGCATCCGGCACTTGAGTGCGTAATAACTACATCCGAAGAAACAGGAATGGATGGCGTTATAGGACTCGACACGGAAGGATTGAAGTCCAAGATACTCATCAATCTGGACTCTGAAGAGGAAGGCGTTTTTCTGGCTTCAAGTGCGGGCGGCGTAAACAACCAGGTGAATATGCATGTGTCATGGGAAAATGCATTTACAAATGGCTATTGCAGCGAAATATGCATAAAGGGGTTGAAGGGCGGCCACTCGGGGTCTGAAATAGACAAGGGCCGAGGCAATGCCATAAAGCTCATGGGAAGACTGATGGCGGAGCTTGACGGAAGAGGGTTCAGGCTGCTTAGTATTGATGGAGGAAGCAAGAGAAATGCAATAGCGGGACATTGCCGCGTGCAAGTCGTTTCTTCACGCGAATATGCAGATGCGCTTGATGAAATAGTTGTAAGAATGGAAGGGGTATTCAGAAACGAGCTTAAATCATCTGAACCTGAGCTTAAAATAGAAATCGAAGAAAAATCCATAAAGAGCGTAATGCTTGACAAAGCAAGTATGGAAAACCTTGTATCGTTTTTACGGCTTGTACCTTGCGGAGTTCAGACAATGAGCGGGGATGTCCCCAAACTTGTTGAGAGCTCCATCAATCTGGGAGTTATAAAGACAGAGGGCAACGATATAATAATCACGAGCTCTGTAAGGAGCTCGGTCGAATCACTTAAAAATGAAATTAACGGGCGCATAGGAAGCCTTTGCGGTCTTCTGCAAGCAGACATGAAGCTGGAAGCGGATTATCCCGGATGGGAATTCGTTTCGGAATCATATATTAGAGAAATCATGAAAAAAACATATGGGCAGCTATTCGGGAAAGAGCCTGTAATAAAAGCCATTCATGCGGGTTTGGAGTGCGGGTTCCTCAAAGAAAAAATGCCGGGTTTGGATATAATATCGATAGGACCGGATATGTTTGATGTTCATTCGACCAGGGAGCGTCTTGATATAGCATCCACCGAAAGGACCTGGCAGTTCATTGTGAAAACACTTGAAAACATAAAATAAACGGATTTAAAAATATAATAAGGAGACTGGGAAAATGACAAAAATAGAAAGCTTTGAATTGGATCACACCAAGGTAAAGGCGCCATATGTAAGGAAGGCGGCTATAAGCAGAGGAAAGGTCGGATACCGTAAGTTGGCTTCTTGAAAAGTGCATGGAAGCTATTCCCGATTCAAAGTTTGGGGCAATTCTTATTCTTGACGATGAAGGTATTTTAAGAATGCCGACTACCAAGGGCTATCCGGACGAAATGGTAAAAAATTTCCACTTAAAGCCTGAGGACAGCCTGGTATACAGGGATATAGGAAGAATACCCAAAGAGATTTGCATAGTAAGGGAAATCGATAAAAAGTTGAAGGTGCAGAGCCCCGAATTGCTCGTGCTTGAAGGGGAGAGAGTAAAGACATCCCTGGTTGCTCCCGTATGGATAGATGGAAAGTTTTATGGATTTATAAACATAGACAGCACCAAGAACAATGTTTTCGGCAAAGACGACATTGAAATCATGGAGTACATGAGGAATCAGATACAGACAGTCCTTTCAAAACAGCGGAAGTATCAGAAAGAACTCATGTCTATGAGAACCGACAGCCTTACAGGCCTCTTAAACAGAGGGTATCTTGGAGAGATGGCCAAAAAGGCCATTGAATTCGCAAAGAGCTCGGGTCAAAGCCTGTGTCTTGTTATAATGGATATTGACAGAATGAAGCAGATAAACGATTCATTCGGCCATATTGCAGGGGATTTTGTTCTAAAAAGCTTCTCACGGAATTTTTCGGCGGGAATTAGGGACTGTGACATATTGGGAAGGTTTGGAGGAGATGAATTCGTTGCAATCTTTCCCGGTAGCGGAAAAGAAAAAATCAACAAGAAAATGGAGAAAATCCGTAATTCAATGGAGAGAGTTTTTGTCGAATACGAAAAAAAGAATTTGCAGCTAAGGTTCAGCTTCGGGATTTCAGAATATCCCATTGACGGCGATACATTCAAAAAACTTATTAAAACTGCTGATGGCGATATGTATGAGGATAAGAAATCCAGAAAAGAAAAGTGAAAATAAAAAAATCTCAAACGCCGTTTTAGGCAGGATTGAGATTTTTTCTTTTTATTTAAAATTGTTCGATAGCTTTTTAAGCAGCCTCAGCAGCTCCTCTATTTCTTCCGTAGAAAAATTTTCATAGGCGGTTTCAATTAATTCAGCCGAAATAGTCTGGAAGTTAGCTTGAATATCTTTGCCATTTTGTGTCAGAAACACGTAATTGACCCGTCTGTCATTCTTGCAGTGGATTTTTTCTGCATATCCAAACTTTACAAGCTTGTCTACCAATTGGGAAGTGGTAGATTTGTTTCTTGAAATCCGATTGGAGATGTCTTTCATTGCTAGTGGCCGGTCTTCGGCATAAAGAGCCGAAAGAATGGTTTCATGAGAGGCGCATAGTCCGTCTAAACCTTTCGCTTTCAAAAGATTTTCAATGAAAAGTCCGGACTTCTTTCGAATCCGGGTAATATAGTAAATAATATAATCTTTATTCATGAGCCTACCGGATGTAATTTACTACATCTTCGTTTCTGACGGGTGCTTTCCATGCATAGGCGGGATCCTTGTACCCTATGGAAACAGTGTAATATGGAACATAGCCATCGGGAATATTCATTGTTTTCAAATTTTCATCGTCCTTGAAAAAATACTCTGTTAGACCGATGTAGCAGGTTCCTATATCCAGGCTTTCCGCAGCTACCAGCATATTCTGTATGGCATTGGCGCAGTCTGTCAAAGGAGAGTAGGCGTTTTCCTGACGACCTGAAACAATAATAACCATTGGGGCATTTCCCAAAATATGCAGCTTTTCCTTTTCGCCCATCTTTCGGATCCAATCGATATCCGATGCTCTCATTGCTTCCTTGGTTTTATCATTCATCTCATTTATAAATTCCTTGTTTTCAATTACAGTGAAATGCCAAGGCTGAGAGTTATGGCCGGACGCCGCATAAATGCCTGCTTCGATGATTGCATCAAGCTCCTCTTGTTTGATTTTTTCCTGCAAGAATTTTCTGACGCTTCGTCTTTTCTTGATTGTTTCAAGTACATTGTTGCTTAGTGTATTCATAATTTCCTCCTCGAATCCATATTATTTTAGGTTTGCTTTCTTCTTAATTATAGTTCGGCACCGAACTAATGTCAATTAACAAAATTTATGGAAAACGATTTTTCAAAAAAGAGTAGCATATGGGTTTGAATTTTGTTAAAATGTAATATGTAGCCGCGGGATATAATCGCGTGGCGAGTGCCTGTGCGAGGATGGCGGAATTGGCAGACGCGTAAGACTCAGAATCTTATGTCCTTCTGGATGTGGGGGTTCAAGTCCCCCTCTTCGCACCATTAAAATTTATACATGCGGAATTAACTCAGTGGTAGAGTGTTTCCTTGACGTGGAAGAAGTCGTGGGTTCGAGTCCCTCATTCCGCACCATAAAAAAAGACTTAAAAGGGACGTACCTTTTTGAGTCTTTTTTTTATGAGAGTCAAGAGAACTGCCCCATTGTAATTTAGACAAGGAGGTTGATTATGTCCCCCACTCTCAGCATTATTGTTCCAGCATATAAGGTTGAAGCATATTTGGAAAACTGTATAAATTCTATTTTGAATCAAAGCTATGCAGATTTTGAACTGATACTAATAGATGATGGATCACCGGATAAATGTGGCGCAATCTGTGATGCTTATGCCCAATCCGATGAAAGAATAAAGGTTATCCATAAGGATGGTTTGTCATTCATTTTTTTCCGCGCACTATTTTCTACTGTTTTTTTTCAACTGCCTACTGCAAGCTACCCGCTATCACTTATATGGCAGCACAATGCTCATGAGGGTCCCTTCTCCTTCCTTGCTCTTTACTAAAATGCGTCCGTCATGCTCGTCAATTATCCATTTGGCAATAGAAAGCCCCAGACCGCTGCCACCCATCTTCTTGCTCCTTGATTTTTCGACTCGGTAGAACCTGTTGAAAATGAGGGGTATGTCGCCCTTTGGAATTCCGATTCCCGTGTCTTCAACATCCAAAACAATCTTGTTCTTTTTGTTGTAAGACCTTAGAGTTATGCTTCCTCCATCCGGAGTAAATTTCCGGCTGTTTTCTATGAATATTCTTATGGCCTGCTTTATTGCCTTGCGGTTTGCCGAAACCGGCATGTGTTCTTCACATTCGCAAAGGATATTGTGGACAGTGTCAATGAGGCGCGTTTCCCGGGCTATCTCTTCAATGAGTTCATGCATATCGAATTCCGTTTTTTCGTTTCTGATCATATTCTTGTCTGCTCTAGCCAAATAAAGAAGCTTCTCGGTAAGGTCTTTCATGTTGCGGGATTCCTCCCTTATGGCAGTGACAGATTCGTTTAAAACATCCTCGTCCTTCTTGCCCCAGCGGTCAAGCATGTCCGCATAGCCTAGAATTACAGAAATGGGAGTCCTTAGCTCATGGGAAGCATCCGATACAAACTGGTTTTGTTGCTCATATGCGTCCTTGATGCGTTTTGTCATGTCATTGAAAGTAATAGCCAATTCCTTTAATTCGTCCTTGGCTCCTCTCACATCCAACTTTGCGTCTAAATCATTGATCGTTATATGCTTTATTGAATCTGTCATGTTCTTTATTGGAAGCATCATTTGTTTTCCCATCTTCGAACCGGTTATGGTTATAAACAGTATGCCTATAATGTCGAAGATGAAAAGCAGAGCAAAAAGCATAGCAAGATATTTATTTTGCCGGACCAGATTTTTTCTGAGCAAAAGGGTATATGAAGGAGATTCCGCGGGAAAGCTTTCCTCTATTTCGATGATTCCGAGCGTAAAAAAGGTTTTGCCTTCCGGAATGGACAATTCTTTATTGTAAGGAATAAGCGAACCGTTTTCCTGAGGCTTGCCAGAGTAAATCGTTTCGCCCGAGATATTCCGCAGAGAAACCTCTATACTTTCTGCAGAAACCGCAGTGTCAATATATTTTTCGATTTCAGAAACGTCTTCAATAATCCGTTCCTGAAGGAATGTAGAGAAATCCTCTAGCGATTTGGTTTCCTCGATTTCGACATATGCCCTGAAGCCAAACACTATTGCAAAGCTTGTGAAAACAAGTAGAAGAACAAACATTGCAGAATAGTAGAACGAGAACTTGAATCCTATTGAAAACTTGAAAAGGCTGGAAAAAGTTTCAAAAAGATAATGGAGAGCCTTAAAAGGAAAAAGAATTATCTTTCCCATATTTTTGAGCAGGAAAAAGAGTCCCTTGAACAATACGAAGAAGGGAGTCCATATAATTTTTAGATTGTTGGCTTTGCGAGAAGTTTTCTTCATTTTATTCATCCTTGAGAGAGTAGCCTACACCGCGTACCGTTGTTATGAACTTATGATCGAAGGGCTCATCTATCTTGCTTCGGAGATACCTTATGTATACATCTACCACATTCGTGTCGCCAAAGTAGTCGTACCCCCATACATTTTCGAGAATCTGTTCACGAGTGAGGACCATATTCTTGTTTCTTATCAGGTACTCAAGCAGGTCAAATTCTCTCTTGGTTAAATCTATTTCCTGCGAATCGCAAAGAACCTTGTGTTCTTCAGGGCTTAGAGAGAGACTGCCTACAGCGACAGAACCGGATTTTGTAGACTTGATAGAGGGAGATGAACCCCTTCGCTTCATGACCGAACGCATTCTGGCAAGCAACTCCTCTATGGCGAAGGGCTTTGTCACATAGTCGTCTGCGCCCGTGTCGAGCCCGGTTACCTTGTCCATGATGTCGTCCTTTGCCGTGACCATGATTATTGGGATATCAGAGAATTGGCGGATTCTTCTGCAAACCTCAATTCCATTAAGCCCGGGAATCATAAGGTCGAGTAGTATGAGATCGTATTTGTTAGACTCCGCAGCTTTCAGGCCCTTTCTACCATCTTCGGCAATTGATACCTCATAGCCTTCATGAGTAAATTCAAGCTCGAGAAATCTGGCGATTTTTGGTTCGTCCTCAACTATTAAGATTGAAGTTGTCATTTGTTTCTCCCGTTTTTTGTCTTTATACCATTATAACTCAAAACGTAAAAAAAATAACAGCCTACCCTTCGGCAGGCTGTTATGACACCAATCTATTCGGATTTCAAGTCCTCGCCCATTGATTTTACAGAATCAGAAACCTTGTCAAAAT encodes:
- a CDS encoding D-serine ammonia-lyase, which produces MKKVLGKTMDEWTVKHPLLKNIINTKEVFWINPLYGSYEKAFGNINLSMDDIKDASERLKRFAPYLMKAFPETVPSSGIIESPLREIPLMKSALEDFCDTQLNGLLMVKCDSHLPISGSIKARGGIYEVLKHAEDLAIENGLLTKSDNYAVLAEERFKAFFSKYSIAVGSTGNLGLSIGIMSAKLGFRVFVHMSSDAKAWKKDLLRNKGVAVVEYDSDYSLAVKEGRRQSEGDPSMHFVDDENSSTLFLGYSVAALRLAAQFEELGISIDREHPLFVYLPCGVGGGPGGVAFGLKAVFGNAVHCFFAEPTHSPCMLIGMMTGLHERVSVQDFGIDNLTDADGLAVGRPSGFVGKTMENLISGIYTATDERLYRLLGLLGDSEDLWLEPSALAGFPGPCLVESSDEGKAYLKKHGLKAKNILHLPWATGGSMVPAETMKAYYEKSKA
- a CDS encoding hydroxyacid dehydrogenase, which gives rise to MNVVISEPLGVSIDGLRALAGEKLSEDLDLSVFETPPKNDAEYISRCMDADVLIIANNPLNRSVIEALPNLKFVSVAFTGVDHVDLEACRERGIHVSNCAGYSTPAVAELAIGLMISVYRHIPACDTLIRTGGTRAGHVGRELFGKTLGIVGTGAIGMRTASLAKAFGMNIIAYSRSKTREAEDLGIEYKSLQDVFSESDIVTVHVPLNEHTVKLVNKDLIDSMKPSAVLVNTARGPIVDNEALAAALNDGRLSGAGIDVFEMEPPIPAKHPLFGAPGVTVLPHVAFATREALERRAFIAFDNIAGYLDGKQINSIL
- the aroD gene encoding type I 3-dehydroquinate dehydratase, translated to MIWGTSAEHNYGIIRIKEKVTVDMENNERIIPEICGTISGRTAEAFRKQFMEAEKYKIGIIEWRLDAMVETYESFQRENESIRACIEILRKTQKQVILTLRSFKEGGFFKGNSKEYFEILMAMDTLFGFGMIDIEYARWIDNAAGYLEKLPGSGSKRIVSHHDFERVPESSEILALFGKMERLDAAFVKGAFMPKDFSDTLRLMEVALDFNREHPERKLIYMAMGEAGMTSRILTGEAASAITYGSVDTKNLAAPGQLDLGTLTEILNLQRRGIQVEASMLPKFKL
- a CDS encoding diguanylate cyclase encodes the protein MDKEKYEGWRKDAFLLGILACLFISSFFNYLLFHSLVGIYSISIAFAVFMIAWNAREYNKGSYIIFLGIAYLFIGFIDLMHMLSFKEMNIFVGHEFYAGQFRIAARWMESLTYFVAFSFNDKIKLRISYETIFAIYFLATVSIVSSVLYFKTFPKCCIEGIANTPFKTWSEVIIVLLLMLAWLLLDRSRSRVGEKAYPFLVWAIVFTILSEMFIFIFSDSQELFNLIGQFLKLASYYMIYKVAIDLGIKKPYDSYLREHQQNETLLKDAALVDIETGLLNSRAYERLKGKMWVLLRKTRTNVRMGLISINDFDKLKMEYGKSMSRKVLNELIEVTGSVISDDYFFFRIEENTFLLLSGEEEEKMLHYSETIRKQMSINIMRKYGIEANINCGISEKDSMISYSMDSLYDSANESLLRKKMRYMIRNME
- a CDS encoding aminoacyl-histidine dipeptidase, with the protein product MEETKGIDSILGYFREICKIPRCSGNEKAVSDFLLNFAVSHGVEAIRDDSLNIIMKKPATIGYESSPAVMLQGHMDMVCVKTAESEHDFESNPLDIEEMDGFLSARETSLGADNGVAVAYIMAIVADKKLKHPALECVITTSEETGMDGVIGLDTEGLKSKILINLDSEEEGVFLASSAGGVNNQVNMHVSWENAFTNGYCSEICIKGLKGGHSGSEIDKGRGNAIKLMGRLMAELDGRGFRLLSIDGGSKRNAIAGHCRVQVVSSREYADALDEIVVRMEGVFRNELKSSEPELKIEIEEKSIKSVMLDKASMENLVSFLRLVPCGVQTMSGDVPKLVESSINLGVIKTEGNDIIITSSVRSSVESLKNEINGRIGSLCGLLQADMKLEADYPGWEFVSESYIREIMKKTYGQLFGKEPVIKAIHAGLECGFLKEKMPGLDIISIGPDMFDVHSTRERLDIASTERTWQFIVKTLENIK
- a CDS encoding sensor domain-containing diguanylate cyclase, with the protein product MEAIPDSKFGAILILDDEGILRMPTTKGYPDEMVKNFHLKPEDSLVYRDIGRIPKEICIVREIDKKLKVQSPELLVLEGERVKTSLVAPVWIDGKFYGFINIDSTKNNVFGKDDIEIMEYMRNQIQTVLSKQRKYQKELMSMRTDSLTGLLNRGYLGEMAKKAIEFAKSSGQSLCLVIMDIDRMKQINDSFGHIAGDFVLKSFSRNFSAGIRDCDILGRFGGDEFVAIFPGSGKEKINKKMEKIRNSMERVFVEYEKKNLQLRFSFGISEYPIDGDTFKKLIKTADGDMYEDKKSRKEK
- a CDS encoding MarR family transcriptional regulator, translated to MNKDYIIYYITRIRKKSGLFIENLLKAKGLDGLCASHETILSALYAEDRPLAMKDISNRISRNKSTTSQLVDKLVKFGYAEKIHCKNDRRVNYVFLTQNGKDIQANFQTISAELIETAYENFSTEEIEELLRLLKKLSNNFK
- a CDS encoding nitroreductase family protein, coding for MNTLSNNVLETIKKRRSVRKFLQEKIKQEELDAIIEAGIYAASGHNSQPWHFTVIENKEFINEMNDKTKEAMRASDIDWIRKMGEKEKLHILGNAPMVIIVSGRQENAYSPLTDCANAIQNMLVAAESLDIGTCYIGLTEYFFKDDENLKTMNIPDGYVPYYTVSIGYKDPAYAWKAPVRNEDVVNYIR
- a CDS encoding glycosyltransferase family 2 protein; translation: MSPTLSIIVPAYKVEAYLENCINSILNQSYADFELILIDDGSPDKCGAICDAYAQSDERIKVIHKDGLSFIFFRALFSTVFFQLPTASYPLSLIWQHNAHEGPFSFLALY
- a CDS encoding HAMP domain-containing histidine kinase translates to MKKTSRKANNLKIIWTPFFVLFKGLFFLLKNMGKIILFPFKALHYLFETFSSLFKFSIGFKFSFYYSAMFVLLLVFTSFAIVFGFRAYVEIEETKSLEDFSTFLQERIIEDVSEIEKYIDTAVSAESIEVSLRNISGETIYSGKPQENGSLIPYNKELSIPEGKTFFTLGIIEIEESFPAESPSYTLLLRKNLVRQNKYLAMLFALLFIFDIIGILFITITGSKMGKQMMLPIKNMTDSIKHITINDLDAKLDVRGAKDELKELAITFNDMTKRIKDAYEQQNQFVSDASHELRTPISVILGYADMLDRWGKKDEDVLNESVTAIREESRNMKDLTEKLLYLARADKNMIRNEKTEFDMHELIEEIARETRLIDTVHNILCECEEHMPVSANRKAIKQAIRIFIENSRKFTPDGGSITLRSYNKKNKIVLDVEDTGIGIPKGDIPLIFNRFYRVEKSRSKKMGGSGLGLSIAKWIIDEHDGRILVKSKEGEGTLMSIVLPYK
- a CDS encoding response regulator transcription factor, which gives rise to MTTSILIVEDEPKIARFLELEFTHEGYEVSIAEDGRKGLKAAESNKYDLILLDLMIPGLNGIEVCRRIRQFSDIPIIMVTAKDDIMDKVTGLDTGADDYVTKPFAIEELLARMRSVMKRRGSSPSIKSTKSGSVAVGSLSLSPEEHKVLCDSQEIDLTKREFDLLEYLIRNKNMVLTREQILENVWGYDYFGDTNVVDVYIRYLRSKIDEPFDHKFITTVRGVGYSLKDE